From Sphingobacteriaceae bacterium, one genomic window encodes:
- the gabT gene encoding 4-aminobutyrate--2-oxoglutarate transaminase, giving the protein MTSKGISTRFINLRTEIPGPRSKELLELHSQYVPKAINPHIPVMAQRAEGALVIDVDGNRLIDMMGGVGVLNVGYSHPRVLAAVQDQVERFLHTDYSILPYEPLIRLAQRLAELAPGTGPKKAFFFNSGAEAVENAVKIAKAYTGRPGVISFEGGFHGRTWMALTLTGRVTPYKNKFAPFVPDVHQMPFPYTYRKPHPVSDEELGEICLDAIERAFHTRIDPESVAAVIVEPIQGEAGFIVPPANFLPGLQALCRRYGIVFIVDEVQTGFGRTGHMFASTHFGIEPDLMVVAKSLASGLPLSGVVGRAEIMDAVGDGGIGGTYVGNPVACAAALAVLDVIAEEDLAARAQVLGRRIRERFERMQEASPLIGDVRGVGAMMAMELVRDRESREPAPEETSAILLDAARRGVLLLRAGLYNNCIRLLMPLTMPLEQLDEALDVLESVILDAAVQPKGGR; this is encoded by the coding sequence TTGACCTCCAAGGGCATCAGCACCCGTTTCATCAACCTTAGAACCGAAATCCCAGGGCCTCGCTCCAAGGAACTATTGGAACTCCACAGTCAGTACGTGCCGAAGGCCATCAACCCCCACATCCCCGTGATGGCCCAAAGGGCCGAAGGCGCGCTGGTCATCGATGTGGACGGCAACCGCCTCATCGACATGATGGGCGGGGTGGGCGTGCTCAATGTGGGGTACAGCCATCCCCGAGTTCTGGCGGCTGTTCAGGACCAGGTGGAGCGCTTCCTCCACACCGACTACAGCATCCTGCCCTACGAGCCCCTCATCCGGCTGGCCCAGCGCCTGGCCGAGCTTGCGCCGGGGACAGGCCCCAAGAAGGCCTTTTTCTTCAATTCCGGCGCCGAGGCGGTGGAGAACGCCGTCAAGATCGCCAAGGCCTACACCGGCCGCCCCGGGGTGATCAGCTTCGAGGGAGGGTTCCACGGCCGCACGTGGATGGCCCTCACCTTGACGGGACGGGTGACCCCCTACAAGAACAAATTCGCCCCGTTCGTCCCCGACGTTCATCAGATGCCGTTCCCGTACACCTACCGCAAGCCTCATCCCGTCAGCGACGAGGAACTGGGGGAAATCTGCCTGGATGCCATCGAGCGGGCCTTCCATACCCGCATCGACCCCGAAAGCGTGGCCGCCGTCATCGTGGAGCCCATCCAGGGCGAGGCGGGGTTCATCGTGCCCCCGGCCAACTTCCTCCCCGGGCTGCAGGCCTTGTGCCGCCGCTACGGCATCGTGTTCATCGTGGACGAGGTCCAGACGGGCTTCGGGCGCACGGGGCATATGTTCGCCAGCACCCATTTCGGCATCGAGCCCGATCTGATGGTGGTGGCCAAGTCCCTGGCCTCAGGGCTGCCCTTGAGCGGCGTGGTGGGCAGGGCCGAGATCATGGATGCCGTCGGCGACGGCGGCATCGGCGGCACCTATGTGGGGAACCCGGTGGCCTGCGCCGCGGCCTTGGCGGTGCTGGACGTCATCGCCGAGGAAGACCTGGCGGCCCGGGCCCAGGTGCTGGGCCGCCGGATCCGGGAACGGTTCGAAAGGATGCAGGAGGCTTCACCCCTCATCGGCGATGTCAGGGGAGTCGGCGCCATGATGGCCATGGAACTGGTGCGGGACCGGGAAAGCCGGGAGCCGGCGCCGGAGGAGACGTCGGCCATCCTGTTGGATGCCGCCCGTCGGGGGGTGCTGCTGCTCCGGGCTGGGCTGTACAACAACTGCATTCGCCTGTTGATGCCGCTGACCATGCCCTTGGAGCAGCTGGATGAGGCTTTGGATGTCCTGGAATCCGTAATTTTGGATGCAGCCGTCCAGCCCAAGGGCGGTCGTTGA
- a CDS encoding ABC transporter substrate-binding protein: MAAWWAADRWPPSQGVDRGAIALDPGAAPRRGGEIRYGVVGDLRSFNPLLGGSPAENLVEQHLFHYGLLKYDERLEPAPNLAARWQFSPDGLTWTFHLRPGVRWHDGTPVTAADVRFTLETILHPDYGGPWAPEFDYLQRVEEVDAATVRLHLWEPHAPLLNALTLPLLPAHRYREVPVSQLAETSLNAEPLGYGPYRFTGSEAGRWVELAAVDEYWDGGPYLEKVVILAFPDEDSALAALAAGEIDYLPYIPPAEAAARQAALAETYRFFTYLENGYVYIGPNHRHPVLSRKEVRQALMLAINRRRLINDVLDGLAIPAYSHYPPVTAAHHRNIRSYDYDPRQAAVLLEEAGFDQWGPDGIRRDGRGNPLAFSVLTDEGNDELRAVLAAVAEDFRQVGAAMTVEPLPFGSLLARLHQGRFEAYALGWRLGLDPDATLFFHSRAAAADGSGQIMGFNDIGFRHPQVDRLLDEGRSALDTGARWNVYRQLHALLNEELPYLFLYTPVRVGAVHRRFAGVVETPLGPAMPHLWYVEDGEPHDGLD; this comes from the coding sequence GTGGCGGCATGGTGGGCCGCCGACCGGTGGCCGCCGTCCCAAGGCGTGGACCGGGGGGCCATCGCCCTGGACCCGGGGGCCGCACCCCGGCGGGGTGGTGAGATCCGTTACGGCGTGGTGGGCGACCTCCGCTCTTTCAACCCCCTGTTGGGGGGTAGCCCGGCGGAGAACTTGGTGGAACAACACCTTTTCCATTACGGACTGTTGAAATACGACGAACGCCTGGAGCCGGCCCCCAACTTGGCGGCCCGCTGGCAGTTCAGCCCTGACGGGTTGACCTGGACCTTTCACTTGCGGCCCGGCGTCCGGTGGCATGACGGCACCCCGGTCACCGCCGCCGACGTGCGCTTCACCTTGGAGACCATTCTCCACCCCGACTATGGCGGGCCGTGGGCTCCCGAGTTTGACTACCTGCAGCGGGTGGAGGAGGTGGACGCCGCCACGGTGCGCCTCCATCTATGGGAACCCCACGCCCCCTTGCTCAACGCCCTCACCTTGCCCCTGCTGCCCGCCCACCGCTACCGGGAGGTACCGGTGAGCCAACTGGCCGAAACGTCTTTGAACGCTGAGCCCCTGGGCTACGGTCCCTACCGGTTCACCGGGAGCGAGGCCGGCCGGTGGGTGGAACTGGCGGCGGTGGATGAATATTGGGACGGCGGGCCCTATCTAGAAAAGGTCGTCATCCTAGCCTTCCCCGATGAGGACTCGGCCCTGGCCGCCTTGGCGGCGGGGGAGATCGACTACTTGCCTTACATTCCACCGGCAGAAGCGGCCGCCCGGCAGGCTGCCCTGGCGGAGACCTACCGTTTTTTCACCTACCTGGAAAACGGCTACGTCTATATCGGCCCCAACCATAGGCACCCCGTGCTGTCCCGGAAGGAAGTGCGGCAGGCGCTGATGCTGGCCATCAACCGCCGGCGGCTGATCAACGACGTGCTGGACGGCCTGGCCATACCGGCCTACTCCCACTACCCGCCGGTGACCGCCGCCCATCACCGGAACATCCGCAGCTACGACTACGATCCCCGGCAGGCGGCGGTCCTGTTGGAGGAGGCCGGCTTTGACCAATGGGGCCCCGACGGCATCCGCCGGGACGGCCGGGGGAACCCCCTGGCCTTCTCCGTCCTGACCGACGAGGGAAACGATGAACTGCGGGCGGTCCTGGCCGCCGTCGCCGAAGATTTCCGGCAGGTGGGGGCGGCCATGACCGTCGAGCCCCTGCCCTTCGGCAGCCTCCTGGCCCGGCTCCACCAGGGCCGGTTTGAGGCTTACGCCCTGGGGTGGCGCCTGGGACTGGATCCCGATGCCACCTTGTTCTTCCACAGCCGGGCCGCGGCGGCCGACGGCAGCGGGCAAATCATGGGCTTCAACGACATCGGCTTTCGCCATCCCCAGGTGGACCGGCTCCTGGACGAGGGCCGGTCAGCCCTGGACACCGGGGCACGGTGGAATGTCTACCGGCAGCTCCACGCATTGCTGAATGAAGAACTTCCTTATCTATTCCTGTACACTCCTGTGCGGGTGGGGGCCGTTCACCGGCGGTTCGCCGGCGTGGTGGAGACACCTTTGGGGCCGGCTATGCCCCATCTATGGTACGTGGAGGACGGCGAACCCCATGATGGGCTGGATTGA
- a CDS encoding Crp/Fnr family transcriptional regulator codes for MGKPRWDVPFCLPSGAISRRALRAALAASRVRAFRQGEMILPCCGSTPALHLIRAGLVKVSLYSKNGHEKIIGLRGPGSLVGTLWAPTGHVPCKGVTALSPGVTTRSWDHRALAGLARSHPELLGLLVKFLSYKVAVLTTQIEGLAFASANQRICSCLLELATAFGRQDHGGSAVTIPIAVTQNDLASMAAVSRVTASKAWGHLREQGVVSKAGRGLVVTDLEALRSLVSG; via the coding sequence ATGGGGAAGCCCCGTTGGGATGTCCCTTTTTGCCTGCCGTCGGGCGCCATTTCCCGCCGGGCCCTGCGGGCAGCCCTGGCCGCTTCCCGGGTCCGCGCCTTCCGGCAAGGGGAAATGATCCTCCCCTGCTGCGGGAGCACCCCTGCCTTGCACTTGATCCGCGCCGGGCTGGTCAAGGTTTCCCTCTACAGCAAGAACGGCCATGAGAAAATAATTGGCCTTCGGGGTCCCGGCTCCCTGGTGGGCACCTTATGGGCGCCTACCGGCCATGTACCCTGCAAGGGGGTGACGGCCCTGTCGCCCGGGGTCACCACCCGCTCCTGGGACCATCGGGCCCTGGCCGGGCTGGCCCGCAGCCATCCCGAACTGCTGGGCCTGCTGGTCAAGTTTTTGTCCTACAAGGTGGCTGTACTCACAACCCAAATCGAGGGTTTGGCCTTTGCCTCGGCCAACCAGCGCATATGCTCCTGCCTGCTGGAGCTGGCCACCGCCTTCGGCCGCCAGGATCACGGCGGGTCGGCGGTTACCATTCCCATTGCCGTAACCCAGAACGATCTGGCCAGCATGGCCGCGGTGAGCCGGGTGACGGCTTCCAAGGCGTGGGGACATCTGCGGGAGCAGGGCGTGGTCAGCAAGGCCGGGCGGGGCCTGGTGGTCACCGATCTGGAGGCTCTCCGCTCCCTGGTGAGCGGGTAG
- a CDS encoding aspartate aminotransferase family protein: MNRTPWHQQTLDDFLAPSLARDFPNLPISHAQGTYVYSTDGRAFLDFVAGMASCNVGHCHPVVVRAIQQQAERLIHGPVGVLLYESVVELSNRLQEVLPPGLDCFFFGNSGTEAVEGSIKLARFVTGRPNVIAFHGAFHGRTLGSVSLTASKARYRRHTGPLPAGVYHAPYPYVYRSPWPDDPEECAAQALAGVDAIFRHVAEPSSVAAILVEPVQGEGGYIVPPASFLKGLRERCDEHGILLIFDEIQTGFGRTGNWFAAQTFDVRPDIMALAKGIASGMPLSVIAASKELMEQWLAGSHGTTFGGNPLSCAAALATLDVIVRDNLLERARVQGEALMAGLRSLQEQFDFIGDVRGAGLMIGVELVNSRETKEPAPQLVGRVLEGALQRGLILYPAGTSDQVIRFIPPLTLSDEELVQALDIFGQALAAAAQVG, translated from the coding sequence ATGAACCGAACCCCTTGGCACCAGCAAACCCTGGACGACTTCCTGGCCCCGAGCCTGGCCCGGGACTTCCCCAACCTGCCCATCAGCCATGCCCAGGGCACCTACGTATACAGCACCGACGGCCGGGCCTTCCTGGACTTCGTGGCCGGCATGGCCTCCTGCAATGTGGGCCATTGCCACCCCGTGGTGGTGCGGGCCATTCAGCAGCAGGCGGAGCGATTGATCCACGGGCCCGTGGGCGTGCTCCTGTACGAGTCCGTCGTGGAACTGTCCAACCGGCTGCAGGAAGTGCTGCCCCCCGGGCTGGACTGCTTCTTTTTCGGCAACAGCGGCACCGAGGCGGTGGAAGGCTCCATCAAGCTGGCCCGCTTCGTCACCGGCCGGCCCAACGTCATCGCCTTCCACGGCGCCTTCCACGGGCGCACCTTGGGCTCGGTGTCCCTGACGGCCTCCAAGGCCCGCTACCGGCGCCATACCGGGCCCCTGCCGGCCGGTGTCTACCACGCGCCCTACCCCTACGTCTACCGCAGCCCCTGGCCTGACGACCCCGAAGAGTGCGCCGCCCAAGCCCTGGCGGGGGTGGACGCCATCTTCCGCCACGTGGCCGAACCGTCGTCGGTGGCCGCCATCCTGGTGGAGCCCGTCCAAGGGGAAGGGGGCTACATCGTGCCCCCCGCCTCCTTCCTTAAAGGCCTGCGGGAGCGGTGCGACGAGCACGGCATTCTGCTCATTTTCGACGAGATTCAAACGGGCTTCGGCCGGACGGGCAACTGGTTCGCCGCCCAAACCTTCGACGTGCGGCCCGACATCATGGCCCTGGCCAAGGGGATCGCTTCGGGGATGCCCCTGTCGGTTATTGCCGCCTCCAAGGAATTGATGGAGCAATGGCTGGCCGGCAGCCACGGCACCACCTTCGGCGGCAATCCCCTCTCCTGCGCGGCTGCCCTGGCCACCTTGGACGTCATCGTCCGGGACAACCTGCTGGAACGGGCCCGGGTGCAGGGAGAGGCCCTCATGGCCGGCCTGCGCAGCCTGCAGGAGCAGTTCGACTTCATCGGCGACGTGCGGGGCGCCGGGCTGATGATCGGCGTGGAACTGGTCAATTCCCGGGAGACCAAGGAGCCGGCCCCCCAGCTGGTGGGCCGGGTTCTGGAAGGGGCCCTGCAACGGGGCTTGATCCTCTACCCCGCCGGCACCA
- a CDS encoding glycosyl hydrolase — protein sequence MLHRLGQAVRPAAMAMGLLFFLFIWVKPAAAQAAGPVGGEPVGSLYHHPTYGFSIWLPAHWQLDESLAPVVTRAYGPNRQMEAELFFVPREPGFSEGGYLVYGNRSILEGRSGIQLLSRTTARVGGYTTYLWEWKRPATRLVPDRRLAWQADILGPTGILTLTVRATEEVYPEAAAAARAAIETVVWGAPVTQEAQPKTSAPSIVAPPPGDSQQPLPDQDPVEQDPLANLDPAQRRLAAIPWLLSDDFVWGMYHWSLNPEFPYWYVFHDWERRLDHRFQLVMTYQVLGQRFPTAFVKRLTDEGRTVMLTLQSWQPINQQDVYDKGTTLYYDVLNGVYDDVLRQYARDAAALERPFLFRLDNEMNSDWTPWGAWFYAKETDIYRAVWRYVHHIFQEEGADNALWVWNPHDRSLPPFPWNHFSLYYPGDEFVDVIGLTVYNVGDAYPGDTWREFHEAMDAIYEDYYRRYGHKPFLMTEMASHEGGGDKAAWIRSLAAPWREYPNVRGAVWWNGIDDRRDYRIDSSPEAEAAFWSILRIRRGP from the coding sequence TTGCTGCACAGGTTGGGCCAGGCCGTCCGTCCGGCCGCCATGGCGATGGGTCTGTTATTCTTCCTTTTTATATGGGTTAAGCCGGCAGCGGCCCAAGCTGCCGGCCCGGTGGGGGGAGAGCCTGTCGGAAGCCTGTATCACCATCCCACCTACGGTTTCAGCATCTGGCTGCCGGCCCACTGGCAATTGGATGAGAGCCTGGCTCCCGTCGTCACCCGGGCTTACGGCCCCAACCGGCAAATGGAGGCGGAGTTGTTTTTCGTGCCCAGAGAGCCGGGCTTCTCGGAGGGCGGGTATTTGGTATACGGCAACCGCAGCATTTTGGAAGGCCGGTCGGGCATCCAACTCCTGAGTCGCACCACGGCCCGCGTGGGGGGGTACACCACCTACCTGTGGGAGTGGAAGCGGCCGGCCACCCGGCTGGTGCCTGACCGGCGGCTGGCATGGCAAGCCGACATCCTGGGCCCCACGGGGATTTTGACCTTGACGGTACGGGCGACGGAAGAGGTTTACCCAGAGGCGGCGGCCGCCGCCCGGGCCGCCATCGAAACGGTAGTGTGGGGAGCCCCGGTGACCCAGGAGGCTCAACCCAAGACCTCCGCCCCATCCATCGTCGCCCCTCCACCGGGTGATTCCCAACAGCCCTTGCCGGACCAGGACCCGGTGGAGCAAGATCCCCTGGCGAACCTGGATCCCGCCCAGCGCCGCCTGGCGGCCATTCCGTGGCTGCTGTCCGACGACTTCGTATGGGGCATGTACCATTGGAGCCTAAATCCCGAGTTTCCTTACTGGTACGTGTTCCACGACTGGGAGCGCCGTCTTGATCATCGTTTCCAGCTGGTGATGACCTATCAGGTGCTGGGGCAGAGGTTTCCCACTGCCTTCGTTAAGCGGCTGACCGACGAAGGACGCACCGTGATGCTGACGCTGCAGTCGTGGCAGCCCATCAACCAGCAGGACGTTTACGACAAGGGAACCACCTTGTACTACGACGTCCTCAACGGGGTGTACGACGACGTTCTGAGGCAGTATGCCCGGGACGCGGCGGCCTTGGAGCGTCCCTTCCTCTTTCGCCTGGACAACGAGATGAACAGCGACTGGACTCCGTGGGGCGCCTGGTTTTACGCCAAGGAAACCGACATCTACCGGGCCGTTTGGCGTTACGTGCACCACATCTTCCAGGAGGAAGGGGCTGACAATGCCCTTTGGGTATGGAACCCCCACGACCGCAGCCTGCCGCCCTTCCCCTGGAACCATTTCAGCCTTTATTATCCGGGGGATGAATTCGTCGATGTCATCGGGTTGACGGTGTACAACGTGGGGGATGCGTACCCCGGCGACACGTGGCGGGAATTCCACGAGGCCATGGATGCCATTTACGAGGACTACTACCGCCGGTACGGTCATAAGCCTTTTCTCATGACGGAGATGGCCAGCCACGAAGGCGGCGGCGACAAGGCAGCGTGGATCCGCTCCCTGGCCGCCCCGTGGCGGGAATACCCCAACGTCAGGGGAGCCGTATGGTGGAACGGCATCGACGACCGGCGGGACTACCGCATCGATTCCAGCCCGGAGGCTGAAGCCGCCTTCTGGAGCATTCTCCGGATTAGGCGCGGGCCTTAG
- a CDS encoding small multi-drug export protein yields MMGWIENLPAPLVVVLTAMLPVVELRGAIPLGVALGLPPLAAMVFAMAGTMLPVPFILLGFEPVSRVLRRRLGLQRFIEWVYDRTQARAGTARRYGWFGLVFLVALPVPGTGAWTGALLASFLGYSFRSAMLAIATGTFLAGSLVTLLLLLGIIVTGS; encoded by the coding sequence ATGATGGGCTGGATTGAAAACCTCCCGGCGCCCCTGGTGGTGGTGCTGACGGCCATGCTGCCGGTGGTGGAACTGCGGGGGGCCATCCCCTTGGGGGTGGCCCTGGGCCTGCCGCCCCTGGCTGCCATGGTTTTCGCCATGGCGGGCACCATGCTGCCGGTGCCCTTCATCCTCCTGGGCTTCGAGCCGGTGAGCCGGGTTCTCCGCAGGCGCTTGGGCCTGCAGCGATTCATCGAATGGGTTTACGACCGCACCCAGGCCCGGGCCGGCACCGCCCGCCGCTACGGCTGGTTCGGCCTGGTCTTCCTCGTGGCCTTGCCGGTGCCGGGCACCGGCGCCTGGACGGGTGCCCTCCTGGCTTCCTTCTTGGGCTATTCCTTCCGATCCGCCATGCTGGCCATCGCCACCGGCACCTTCCTGGCCGGCTCCTTGGTGACGTTGCTCCTGCTCCTGGGTATTATCGTCACAGGAAGCTAA
- the cutA gene encoding divalent-cation tolerance protein CutA, which produces MTKGQQGYCFVYVTAPNAAEAEAMARKLVEERLAACTNVFPPITSYYWWEGELQRDQEVSFIAKTRRDLAQAVIQRVRQLHSYQVPAVLVLDVVDGNPDYLAWVDAQCSPGQNQA; this is translated from the coding sequence ATGACCAAGGGACAACAGGGCTACTGCTTTGTGTACGTTACGGCGCCCAACGCCGCAGAGGCGGAGGCCATGGCCCGCAAACTGGTGGAGGAGCGGCTGGCGGCCTGCACCAACGTGTTTCCTCCCATCACGTCTTATTACTGGTGGGAGGGGGAGCTGCAGCGGGATCAGGAGGTGTCCTTCATCGCCAAGACCCGGCGGGACTTGGCCCAGGCGGTCATCCAGCGGGTCCGCCAACTCCACAGTTACCAGGTGCCGGCGGTGCTGGTGCTGGATGTGGTGGACGGCAATCCCGACTACCTGGCCTGGGTCGATGCCCAATGCTCGCCCGGGCAGAACCAGGCATAA
- a CDS encoding Lrp/AsnC family transcriptional regulator, with product MVQLDRTEKEIIRSLQKDGRMSFVDMAERVGVTEGTIRRKFYRLVEEGVLQIGAITDPFMVGFKTPAVIGLNVDTDRIGEVVKALAAVPRIRQLMLTTGIFDIILVGYFSSNRELARFITDELSRIEGITDTNTSVVLEIYKDSFEVGLPANTGDDE from the coding sequence TTGGTTCAGCTGGACCGGACGGAAAAAGAAATCATCCGCTCCCTGCAGAAGGACGGGCGGATGTCCTTTGTCGACATGGCCGAACGGGTGGGGGTTACCGAGGGCACCATCCGGCGCAAGTTTTACCGCCTGGTGGAAGAGGGCGTCCTGCAGATAGGCGCCATCACCGATCCCTTCATGGTGGGGTTCAAGACGCCGGCGGTCATCGGCTTGAATGTGGATACCGACCGGATAGGCGAAGTGGTCAAAGCCCTGGCGGCAGTGCCCCGTATCAGGCAGCTCATGCTGACCACTGGCATCTTTGATATCATCTTGGTAGGCTATTTCTCTTCCAACCGGGAACTGGCCCGGTTCATCACCGACGAGCTTTCGCGCATCGAAGGCATCACGGACACCAACACCTCCGTCGTGCTGGAGATATACAAAGATTCCTTCGAAGTCGGCCTGCCTGCCAACACGGGAGATGATGAATAA